From the Solanum pennellii chromosome 4, SPENNV200 genome, one window contains:
- the LOC107016402 gene encoding uncharacterized protein LOC107016402: MSITISTSSLLLPSQFSPKKRSSKASRRTPTLAIRREAHDQNYNSNDSGRVDENLIVLRKRIHEMKMVEKNYEPPNEWMDWEKSLYMDYDSNICELMGLLQAQLMDTRPSLVLGMVGLIALSVPTSTIVVLFHLLELAKGILANGLHIP; encoded by the coding sequence atgtcaataacaatatcaaCTTCTTCTCTACTTCTTCCTTCACaattttcaccaaaaaaaaggTCATCAAAAGCTTCGAGAAGAACTCCGACGTTGGCAATAAGAAGAGAAGCACATGATCAAAACTACAACTCTAATGATTCTGGTCGTGTAGACGAGAACTTAATAGTCCTTCGAAAGAGAATCCATGAGATGAAGATGGTAGAGAAGAATTACGAGCCTCCTAATGAATGGATGGATTGGGAGAAGAGTCTTTATATGGATTACGACTCGAATATTTGTGAGTTAATGGGATTATTGCAAGCCCAATTGATGGATACAAGGCCAAGCTTGGTTTTGGGTATGGTTGGGCTCATTGCATTAAGTGTGCCCACTTCAACTATTGTGGTTTTGTTTCATTTGTTAGAGTTAGCAAAAGGGATTTTGGCTAATGGATTACATATTCCTTAA